One region of Zerene cesonia ecotype Mississippi chromosome 15, Zerene_cesonia_1.1, whole genome shotgun sequence genomic DNA includes:
- the LOC119832210 gene encoding serine/arginine-rich splicing factor 2 isoform X1, which produces MSYGRPPPRIDGMVSLKVDNLTYRTTPEDLRRVFERCGDVGDIYIPRDRYTRESRGFAFVRFYDRRDAEEALDSLDGRMLDGRELRVQMARYGRPSSPYRSRYDRRRSNSRSRSRSRRRSRSRSRSRRRSYSRSRSRSRSRSRSRSDSKSSRGRSRSRSRSRSRSRH; this is translated from the exons ATGAGTTACGGACGACCACCACCCCGTATTGACGGGATGGTGTCATTAAAAGTGGACAATTTAACGTATCGCACGACACCTGAAGATTTGCGCCGCGTTTTCGAAAGATGCGGTGATGTTGGCGACATATACATCCCCAGAGACCGATATACAAGAGAAAGCAGAGGATTTGCATTCGTcag ATTCTACGACCGGCGCGATGCTGAAGAGGCCCTCGATTCCTTGGATGGACGTATGTTAGATGGGAGGGAACTCCGCGTTCAGATGGCGCGCTATGGTCGGCCATCGTCACCATACCGCAGCAGATACGATCGTCGCCGCAG CAATTCCCGTTCACGGTCTCGTTCACGTCGTCGATCCAGGTCTAGATCCCGCTCGCGCCGCCGGTCGTACTCTCGCAGCCGTTCGCGCTCCCGCTCCAGGTCGAGGTCTCGCTCTGACTCCAAGAGCTCCAGGGGACGCTCTCGCAGCCGCTCCAGGTCCCGCTCACGCTCCAGGCATTGA
- the LOC119832210 gene encoding serine/arginine-rich splicing factor 2 isoform X2 — MSYGRPPPRIDGMVSLKVDNLTYRTTPEDLRRVFERCGDVGDIYIPRDRYTRESRGFAFVRFYDRRDAEEALDSLDGRMLDGRELRVQMARYGRPSSPYRSRYDRRRRSRSRSRRRSYSRSRSRSRSRSRSRSDSKSSRGRSRSRSRSRSRSRH; from the exons ATGAGTTACGGACGACCACCACCCCGTATTGACGGGATGGTGTCATTAAAAGTGGACAATTTAACGTATCGCACGACACCTGAAGATTTGCGCCGCGTTTTCGAAAGATGCGGTGATGTTGGCGACATATACATCCCCAGAGACCGATATACAAGAGAAAGCAGAGGATTTGCATTCGTcag ATTCTACGACCGGCGCGATGCTGAAGAGGCCCTCGATTCCTTGGATGGACGTATGTTAGATGGGAGGGAACTCCGCGTTCAGATGGCGCGCTATGGTCGGCCATCGTCACCATACCGCAGCAGATACGATCGTCGCCGCAG GTCTAGATCCCGCTCGCGCCGCCGGTCGTACTCTCGCAGCCGTTCGCGCTCCCGCTCCAGGTCGAGGTCTCGCTCTGACTCCAAGAGCTCCAGGGGACGCTCTCGCAGCCGCTCCAGGTCCCGCTCACGCTCCAGGCATTGA
- the LOC119832553 gene encoding uncharacterized protein C1orf194 homolog, whose translation MKGIKQVRNKKLLPDLRKEGELSKDIVLSTKEKHGVSAGSRLYSHHTLASVRKLSFFHPFFLPEDSLDIVLAAVYNHSTERFADKEDLYLQPETIGCDTWRRLRNTYDKLPPVVIPLGHPMKRGGITEKRSPFSVKLMNSGVHSSQTNPGYSRQPAGGAIFFY comes from the exons ATGAAAGGAATAAAGCAAGTTAggaataaaaaacttttaccCGATTTGCGAAAAGAGGGAGAACTGAGCAAGGACATTGTATTGTCCACTAAAGAAAAGCACGGAGTTTCGGCAGGATCCCGTCTCTATTCGCATCATACTTTAGCCAGCGTCAGAAAATTAAGTTTCTTTCATCcgttttt CTTACCAGAAGACAGTCTCGATATAGTCCTGGCTGCTGTATATAACCATTCAACCGAACGCTTCGCTGATAAGGAGGATCTTTACTTACAACCCGAAACAATTGGCTGCGATACGTGGAGACGTTTAAGAAATACTTATGATAAGCTACCGCCGGTTGTCATTCCTCTG ggTCATCCTATGAAACGTGGAGGTATTACAGAAAAACGGTCACCGTTTAGCGTAAAGTTGATGAATTCTGGAGTGCATTCTTCACAGACCAACCCAGGATACAGTAGACAGCCAGCTGGAGGCGCTATATTCTTCTATTAG
- the LOC119832433 gene encoding uncharacterized protein LOC119832433: MECSNSLDNSRKKSRRVRSWYLYEQFKSLEKSQSDAAQRLKDKSYQERILYQELSERRARRRLCDQFGLCQSESRIDRNMDGIPSNTLLSSSTDDLYQSFCKLHGDNEIADSSSCDGSQSSKFDRECKTARCSDDASKENSATSVVQNLKFEDNLTDNVKEDLQTVQRNIAENINLQLETVKENIECIEKYAKLCEDVNISEDESFDSVVACECEKKIEDALKPKLKNTECNLFVVWSKLVTFSYNLMQMSSGNCYNDYSTQLLTAVLACDILRRALNKMSLRFSNKICSYRKTNCKCHNIKGVVNSMLQLSRCLDSALRDIQST; this comes from the exons ATGGAGTGTTCAAACTCTTTAG ATAACTCGCGCAAGAAGTCCAGAAGAGTACGATCATGGTACCTCTACGAACAATTTAAATCTCTTGAAAAGAGTCAATCAGATGCAGCTCAGAGATTGAAAGACAAATCGTACCAAGAGAGAATTTTGTACCAAGAATTGAGCGAAAGAAGGGCACGAAGAAGATTATGCGATCAATTTGGTCTTTGCCAAAGCGAGTCGAGGATTGATAGAAACATGGATGGTATACCATCCAATACCTTACTCAGTTCAAGTACAGACGACCTTTATCAGAGTTTCTGTAAACTGCACGGGGATAATGAAATTGCAGATTCCAGCAGTTGCGATGGCTCTCAATCAAGCAAATTTGATAGAGAATGTAAAACAGCACGCTGTTCCGATGATGCGAGCAAAGAGAACAGTGCTACAAGCGTCGTCCAGAATCTGAAATTCGAAGATAATCTCACAGATAACGTTAAAGAAGATTTACAGACTGTACAGAGGAATATAGcagaaaatattaatctcCAACTCGAAACagtcaaagaaaatattgagtGTATTGAGAAGTATGCGAAGTTATGCGAAGACGTCAACATATCCGAGGACGAAAGCTTTGATTCTGTAGTCGCTTgtgaatgtgaaaaaaaaatagaagatGCATTGAAACCAAAGCTTAAGAACACTGAATGCAATTTGTTTGTGGTTTGGTCGAAACTAGTGACATTCTCGTACAATCTGATGCAAATGAGCTCAG gaAATTGTTACAATGACTACAGTACACAACTTCTTACGGCAGTTTTAGCGTGTGATATTCTTCGGCGAGCTTTGAACAAAATGT CCCTACGTTTCTCCAATAAAATTTGCTCCTA TCgtaaaacaaattgtaaatgtcataatattaaaggAGTCGTTAATTCAATGTTGCAATTATCAAGATGTTTAGATAGTGCACTGCGTGATATACAAAGTACatga